The genomic stretch AAAACAGCAACAACAATAACTCAGTGTTACATCGGACTGTGTTATTACTCATCGTCTACGGTGCTTAACCAGGCAACGGCGTCTTGCTGATTTTCAAAATTACGCAGTTTAAGTTGATGCTTTTCGGCGAAAGCTTCTATGAGGCCACTCTTGGCATCTTTCGGAGAAACGATCCGTGCAATAGCGATTCCGTCTAATACTTCATTAATTTTCTTTAACACGGTCAGCACGTTTGGGTAGTCGTAGGTAATATTGAGCTGTGAGACATCGATTAGCAAATGCTTAAAATCATTGCTTTTTAGGTAGTTGCCAAGGTTTTTATACATATTAACAATGTCGTCTTCGACACAATCACCATAAGCTGCAGCATGGATCAGTTTCTCTTTGAGGTCTATGGTGGTGCGATAGGAAAACTTCTTCATACGATTTAAGCCAAGTAGTGTGCTTTATAACAGCATAGACTAAGATGGCTTAAATCACGAAAAAACCAATCCCTTACCAGACCAGAGTGGCTGACGTTTATACTAATTTGCTTAATAAAGTGGTCTATTTGAGGCAAGAAAATTCTATCGATAACTAGGCGAAAATTTTGCTATTTAGTTGTTCTAAATAAGAAATTTTTAACGCAGTTAGCGTCGAATTTGCTCCCTCAAATTGAGCAAGTATTAATGCGGATTGGTATTAGGCCAGCTCTTCTGCTACTTCAGCAACCTTTTGGCGCAGCCACACATGACTGGCATCGCGGTGCAATAACGGGCTCCAGATCATGTCTAATTCAAAGGGCGGAATGGGGAAAGGTGGCTCTAATACGGTAAGCGTTGGATCCGCATGGTAAATGTTGGCCGCTTTTGATGGCAAGGTAGCGATGAGGTTTTGCTCTTTGGCCAAGTGGATAGCCACATGGTAGTTACGGGTGAAGGTGGCGATATTACGATGCTTACCAAAGTGGGCCAGGGCCTCATCGACCCAACCAAGCTTTTGCACATCAGCAGGGTCCATTCCGACACCAACGCCAAAGCCCGTTTTACTTACCCAAATATGGCGTGACTTTAGGTAAGCATCAAGAGTGAAATTAGTAATAACAGGGTTATCCGATTTTACTAAGCAACAAAAGCTATCCTTCCAAATTCGTTTGTGATGAAACGACTGAGGTAAGTTTTCAAAGCGGTTTATGGCCATATCGACCTTGCCATTTTCTACATCATGAAAGGTAACATCACTGGGCGTTAATATATCTAAGGTGGTGTCAGGCGCTTCTTCATGAAGCTTACTGAGTAAGCGTGGCGCGAGGGTACTGGCAGCATAATCACTGGCCATGATACGAAAAACACGGTTACTCACTGCTGCTTCAAACTCACGGTTTGGGGCAAGGGTTTCTTCTAAGGTCATTAAAATGCCACGGATCACTGGCTGCAACTCTAGCGCGCGCTCAGTGGGTACCATGCCTTCGCTGGTGCGAACTAAAATCGGGTCGTTAAACAAGTTTCGTAGTCGTTTTAGGCCGTTACTCATGGCAGGCTGGGTGATACTAAGTTGGTTTGCCGCCTTAGTCACATTGCACTCTCGTAGCAGGGTATCTAAATAGACCAGCAGGTTTAAGTCGATTTTACTAATGTTCACTTAGGTTTCCTTTGTATTATTGTTTTTGCTGCCATGCTGTAAAAAACGTTTATGTTGTGGATAAGGGTAAATGTGTTTTACCACTTTATCCTTTATATGTTGTTGTGCCTGTTGCCAAAAATGCACTTCGACTAAGTCAGCATGGTGACGTAGAAACAGCTCCTTTAGTTTAGGGTTTGTTAGCACGAATGTACACAGCTGTTCAGGAAAGACATCTTGCGGTGCACTGGAAACGTCGCCACCACTATAAAAGTCATCGAGGCCCTGACTTGTTGGCAAGGCGCGAAAGTTCATATCGGTCAGGTATTGAACTTCATCGTAATCATAAAAAATAACGCGATGATGCTTACTCACTCCGAAATTTTTCAGTAGCATATCACCAGGGAAAATATTAACCGCCAACATTTCTTTTAAGGCATTGCCGTAATCTTTCATCACCACTTCACAGGCCTTTTCATCGGCATGCTGGATAAATAAGTTCAGTGGCGTAATGCGGCGTTCAATGTATAAATGTTTGATCACTAGATTGTTTCCCTCAACACGAATGCTGTTGGCGATGGAGCTAAGTAGCTGTTGATAGAGCTGCTCCCCAATGCGCTTTATGGGGATCACCACATCGGAGTACTCTAACGTATCTGCCATGCGGCCCACGCGATCATGACGTTTTACCAGCTGATAGCGAGACAGCACCGTGTCTCGGTTGAAGGGTTTTGATTCTGGGAATTTGTCACGAATGACCTTAAACACATAAGGAAAACTTGGCAAGGTAAACACCATCATCACCATACCAGGGGTACCGGCTGCCACTTCAAATTGTTCATCTGAGGTGGCAAGGTGATGTAAAAACTCACGATAAAACTCCGTTTTACCTTGCTTGTGGAAGCCGATGGCATTATAGAGCTCGGCCTTGGTTTTATTAGGCATGAGTTGATTAAGAAACTTAACCAAAGCAGATGGCGCATGAGTTGTTACTAAAAAATAAGCGCGCGCAAAACCAAAAATAACCCGCATTTGTGAGCTGTTGGTAAGTAGCGCATCAATCATTAAGCCACCATCAGGTGCATGCAGTACGGAAATTATAAAGGGTTGCACTCCTGACTTTGACACCACTCTGCCGACGATATAAGCCCCCTTATTGCGGTAAAATGGGGCTCTTAAAATATCAAAACGCATCAAATGGCTGCGATGATGGGTATTTGGCGCTTGCTTTAAAAAGGCTTTTACTAACAGCCTAATATCCCGATCCAAATCTTCAAATTCACAGTGAAAATCGATTTGTTCGATGATGTTTTTAATGGTGGGCTTAAGGCCATGTTCAACGGGAAAGTAGCTGCGATACTCCGCTTCTACTGGGAGTGCGGTGGCGTTGGCCAGTTGCGTTTCAACGAAGATAAAGTCGCTGTTATAGTATTTGCGATGAAACAGTCGGCAAAATACCGAGTTGTAGAAGGTTTCGGCCAGTTCTGGCTGCGGATGAAAAGACAAACGCTCTAAATAGGCTTGCTTTACTGCATACCACAGTGGCTTATCCAGTTCTCTACTGCCATGGTGCTGACTAAGTTGTTGTGCCGTCTCATCCACTTTGCTGTCATACTGAATAATTCGAGCTTTACTTATACGGTCTATTTCGCCCCAGTTTTGCTGGGCAAAAGCCTGTGGGGCCTTGCTCGTTACCGCTTGAAAAGCCTGAAAGTGTTTTTGAAATCCACTGAGTATTTGTTCGGCCAGTTGCTCTGCTTGCATGCTATCCCTCGAACTGTCATTGCTTTATCACATCGCCAGTGTTGATGACCCAACAGTACATACAAAACAAAATGAAATGGCGGCAAGGGGTGAATCAACACTAAGCACTCTACTAAGGATTGTTGCATTTGTCACCTGGTTGTACCAGTTGACTGGCCAGTAAATCAACATAATTTGCTGCGTGCGTTTGCCGCCTGCGCTCGATGGCGTAAAAGCGTTTACTCGGGAAGCGATGCCATTACTCAGGCACTGTTATTGATAGCGACTGAGCTTTTTTTCTAGGCGAGCTATCTCTTTATTTAAGCGTTTTATTGCTTTGCGATGACGCTTGTTAATGGCTTTAACCTTAGAGCGGACAATTTTACTATGGCGCCGCTGTTCATTATCGCTCATTAATCTGTTTAAGCTATCTTGCTGCTCTTTAATGGCGCGATCTTTATCACGATTGAGAATGGCATGCTCATGGCGCTTTGCACGTAGGGCACGTTTAAGGTTGGTGATTATTTGTTTCTTTTCTAGGTTATTGAGAGTTTTATAAAACTGCTCTCGCGGTACTGGAATTTTTGGATCCGTGGTGGTGATGGTATGCTCTGTGGCGTTACCTGCACAGCGAAACTGGCTATACACTACACCACGCTCCGTGGTGCATTTATAATATTTAGTCGTTTCGGTCTGGGCTGCGCTTGAAACTAAGAAGAAAAAGCAGCAAAAAATCGTTAGCTTGTTCATATTTCATCCTTGAAAACGAGTACGTATATATAGCGTAGATGACATAGCCTCGACATCAAGTTTACTGTTCAGGTGGTGTGGTATACTTTTTCAACGTTTTAATGCTTTGGATTAAAAACGGCACATCTAAATTACCATCCAGCACAAACCCTTCTTTGGCTGACATTTGCTTGAAGCTGCCATCTTGATTAACCAAGGTGATCTTATCTTTTTTATAGGCAACCAACACACCCTGAGTAAAATTAACGCCTTCGGCATGGGGCCTAGTAGTTACGTCAGAGGCCAGCATGCTTTGTTTGGCAATGTCACCGCAACCAAAGTAGGAGCTGAGCAGGGTATAGATGATATCGTTGGGTTGTACTAATCCAGATACCTCGTTGAATTGCGCAATATTCGTTAACGCGGTTGTGGTGACCACGGTGGTGCTATACTCACTGATATCAAGGGCAACAAAGGGTTGCTTGGTATCAGTAGCAGATAACTCGGCAACGGTTTTAATCTTAATTGGTGCCTTTGGATCATTGGCTATAAATGGATAGCTTGTGTTCTCGGCACTGAGCATATCCGTGACCAAAGCCCACACAGGCGCTTGTTGTTGCAAGACAATGGAGTCTTTGTAATAACTGGGTAAGCCGTAAATAAGGCTAAACTCTGCATCACTGCTGTTGCCTGCACGCAATACTGACTCCAGTTTAATGGCGTGTTGTGAGGCTGCCATCTCATTCAGCAGTGCTTGGTAAGGCTTAGCGTCAGTGAATAAATAAATCGTCACCGCAGGTGTATCGGTAACCTTGCAGCTCGCTGTGACTAAAGGTGGCTGATAGGTCGATTGCTTATCACTTAACTCCAGCGAGCGCGCTTGTTCATAACGCTCTAAATCGAGCAAGTCGTGGCGAGCTAGTAATGTTTTTGCCGTGGTTGGGTAAGATAATGGCAACACGTTGTCTTGCTTAGTAATATCGAAAAAAGCATTGGCATCTGCCCAAATGTGCAGGCTGTGGCTTAGAGCAAAGCAGGTCACTATGGTACCCGTGGCATAGCGAGGGAATTTCAGCGACTTCAGCTCAGCCAAATGGCGCCAAGCATAATTGCCAGCTAAAAGTTCGAATGTCAGTACCGCGACAATAATCGTCAGTGCAATGACAACATTAAACCACGATGAGCCGACAATGGTTTGCCAAAGTAGAGCAATAATATCGGACAGCGAGGCGGGGTTAATGTGATACCCCAAACGCAGATAAACAAAGGCATCTATCATTAAAATGATAATGCCAGTGGTGGCAGTGACTGCTGCCATTCCTCGTATATGCCGCGGGTAAGGAAAAACCAAACTAAGCGGGAAAATAGTTAACACAAAGGCACAGAAGGTGATAAAACTGGTATGACTTAACCAGGTGATCAGCATGTAAAACCAACCAACCAAGGTACTTGGCGCCTTATCGGCGGCCAGATAGACTAAGCTTATCAGCATAACCAGCCCGATGTTAGCAAAGGTAAACCAGTGCCCCCAACTGAGCAGTTGGCTAGCTTTAGACGAAAACGGGCTGTGCGGTGTTAGATTCATTCCGTTACTTTACTGATTGAGTGAGCGCTTTGGCAAAATTTTCAGCAACAGATTCTCGCTTCGCTTCTGGAACATGTTCTTTTAGGATGTGCGTGATAGAATTACCTAAACACATCAAGCTGAGATCAACTGGTGCATTTTGCGAGCTTAATACGTTGATTAATTGGTCAACAATTTCTTCTACTTGTTCATTGGAATACTTTGATTGGATAGGCATCAGTTGGTTCAATAATTTAAAAGCAATAATTTTTACATTTTAACATTAGAGGCGTGAAAAACAAAGATGAGCGTTGAGGTAAAAAAACTAGTTGTACATTATGTCGACAAACAAGATGACGATACCGAAATACACCTGCGTGACGACGAGATGCAAGTCAATGATCGCGTCAATGTTTTTATTGAGCAACTGCATCATGCTTACAATGGCAAGCCAGGCAAAGGCTTTTGCGCCTTTAGTGGCGAAAAAAGCAGTGTTGTTGCCTCGGCCATGCAAAGCTATCGTAACAACGAATTACACTTTTGGAACTTGACTCAAGAAGCCACCAATGTGCTTAAAGAAGAGCTCAATAAGTATGCCTTTAATGAAACGGGTTATTTGGTCTTCTGCCATTACCAATACGTTGCCAGTAATTTTATCTTAATTGCATTAATTAATATTAAAGAGCATTACACTATTACTTCGGACTTAGATCTTTCTGCGGCAAAGCACTTAGACATTGCTAAAATGCAACTGGCGGCACGAATTGACTTAGATGCCTGGGATACGCAAGCCGACGAAAATCGCTACATTTCCTTTATTAAAGGACGAGCAGGGCGCAAAGTAGCAGATTTCTTCTTAGACTTTTTAGGCTGTGAAGAAGGCATTGATCCTAAACAGCAGTCGCAAACCATGCTGCATGCAGTAGAGGACTATTTAGCAACCCAAGATTATCAAAAAGAAGAAAAAGACGATCTTCGTAAAGAGGTGTTTGATTATTGCAATGATTGCATCTCTGCAGGCGACGATACTGAAATTGGCTCACTCTCTGAAACTCTATCTAAATCCAACGAGGTTAAATTTGAAGACTTCTATAAAGAGCAGGGTTACGAGCTAGAAGAGAGCTTCCCGGTCGATAAAAAGACCGTTACTAGCATGGTTAAGTTTTCAGGCATGGGCGGCGGTGTGAGTGTTGGCTTTGAACGTAAACACCTGGGTGAGCGAGTGGTGTATGATGCCGCCTCGGATACCCTGACAATCAAAGGCGTGCCGCCAAACTTAAAAGACCAAATTGAACGCTATTACAACGAGGAATCTTAACTTTTAGCTAATTTTCATCATAGCGAATAATAAGCAGCCGAAAGACTGCTTTTTTAGTTTTAATTGCAAAAAATACAATTCAATTAGCACTCTAGTTATTTTTTATAGCATTTTTTTAAATTTAACTATACTTGGTCTGTAGTACTTGTAGAACAAGCAATTGGGATGATTCAACTATGAATATGAAATTAGCATTAGGCTGTACCCTTTGCTTGGCCAGCTTTTATAGCCAAGCCGAAGTTAACTTTTCAGGATTTGCCAGTATTAATGCCGGTAAAGTGTTAAGTGGAACAGGAGTGCCACAATTTGGAATTAATGAGCCAACCTTTTTGGCTGATTACCCTATCGTCAGTGTTTACAATGAGGACATCTCATTTGAACCAGAAACCCTAATGGGCTTGCAGTTTAGCTCCGACCTTACCGAAGGCCTTAGCGTCACTGGGCAAATCGTTGCTCGCGGTGCTAATGACTTCGATGCCAAGTTTGAATGGGCCTACTTATCCTACGACATAAACGAGAACTGGACATTTCAAGCCGGTAAAAAGCGCCTGCCATTGTTTTATTATTCTGACTTTTACGATGTTGGTTATGCCTATGTCTGGATGCGGGCACCTGCAGACAACTATACCTGGCAAATTTTTAATTATAACGGCGTGAATTTACTTTACAGCGGCAGTATTGGTGACTGGTCGTTGAGCGGTAACATCTATGCCGGTAAAGAAGACGATGAAGAAAACAAGTTGCTCAGTGATTTCTTCTTCCGCGAACCGACGCGAGAAATATGGAAAGACATCGTCGGGGGAGTCATTCAAACCAGTAACGATTGGTTAGAAGTGCGCCTTACTCACATGCAATACACTAATCAGCGCTACCGTGGTGGAGAGCCGGTGCTTTGGAATGGCAGTGACGAGCGTGATGGTAAGTTTTATGGCTTGGCGGTGAATGCCGACTGGGGTGACTTTTTCATTTTATCTGAGCTCAATCGTCTCGACCTCGATGGTAATCTTGATACCAGTATGATCACTTTAGGGTACCGCTTTGACTCTATCACACCCTTTGTCTCTTATGCTGATTTTGAAGGCGAGGGCGTTGATGCCGAAAGCCACGAAACCACGTCAATTGGCTTACGCTGGGACTTTCACTATGCTGCGGCATTTAAAATCCAGTATGACGAGGTTGATGATAATTCTGTAGGTCTGGCGGTGGCCGGTGATAGTAAAACCATCACCATTGGCGTAGACATGGTTTTTTAAGGAGCAAGACATGAAAAAATTATTAATGCTTACTCTTCTATGCAGCACATTCAGTGCCATGGCCGTGGATGTTATTGTCAACCCAGCTAATGGCTCGGCGTTAGATGAGAGTGAAATCAGAAAAATCTTTATCGGCAAATCAAAGTCCTTTTCGGATGGGTCAAAAGCACTACCTATTACCCAGGTTGAAGGTTCTGCGATCACCGATGAATTTAATCAAAAGGTACTGAATAAGTCCTCGAGCCAGCTAAAGGCCTATTGGTCTAAATTAGTGTTTACCGGAAAAGGAACGCCGCCGAAAGAGGCAGAAAATGATGCCGAGGTGATAAAGTTAGTGGCTAGCAACCCCAATCTTATTGGCTTTGTGTCATCGGGTGCTGCTGATGGCAGTGTAAAAGTAGTGAAATCCTTCTAACACATACAGAGTTGGGGCGGTTTGGCCTCAACTCCTTTGTAACTCCTCAAATGATAAGTGGCTGTATGAAAACAGGAAAAGGACAGCCACCTTTAACGCCTCGTTCTGTCGGATTGCTTTCCTCGTGACAGATTTCAATGCCCGTCCATGGGCGTTGACTGACGCATCGATGCTTGCCCAAAGAAAAGTAAGTAAAAGAAAGGGCCACTGCCTTCATCATACTAAAATTTATTTTGTTAATTAAAGGGTTGATTCTGAGGCAAGTAAATCTCGGCAATAACACCGTTCTCGCGCTCTGCTATCGTCCTCAAGTCAGCAGCCAATTTTAACGTTACCAGCAGGTAAGGGCCATCCATAGCCCTGACATGCTTTTTCGCGCTTCTCTGCGCGAAATAAGTTAATTGGCTGCTGACTTGAGGGTGTGATGGGGGGAGGAGGGCATTGCTGTTGGTTGCTGTTTTAATCTGTTAGTAATTTCATTGCTGAAAAATCAGTGACAACTATCGTTATTTCATACTGTGACATTTACTTTTTAGTAAAATACAAATTTATGATGGTTATCAGCTATTAAAGTTAACCTCCCAAGCGACGGTGAGAGGTAGAGCAATTTCGGCTGTGCCAAAGCCATGGGATCTTGCCAAAGCGTGAAAGAATAGGTTTAATGGAGCTCATAAATAACGTTGTTCAGGCAGGGATAGAGTCAGGTTGTAGCGTTTAGCTCAAAAAAACGGTTCAAGTTAACAGTCACTCATCAAAAGCAAGTCCCCACAGCATAAACCACACCAGCCGGATATGGCGTACAGGTAGCAGCCCAGTTCAACAAGCGATTATCCGTACTGCGTACGCATGAATACTCAAGCGTTAAGTTTCTAAGAGGATTGAATTGATGTTCAAATATTTGTTGTTTTTCTTTATGGCTTTTTCAAATCTTGCTTCGGCTCAAGAACAAAATTTTGAATTCGTTGAAGTCAACGGTAAAAAACTTGCTTATCTATGCAAAGGTTCTGGTGAGTTAACTGTTTTACTTGTTGCAGGTATGGGATTAGAAGTTCAGTCAACATACAAAAACACATTTAGAAATATTGAGCCTGAGAATTACAAAGTGTGTATGTATGACCGTGCAGGATATGGAAAAAGTGCGTACAACGATCCTAAAGTCAGGACAATGTCTGAGCTTGCCAACGAATTAAATGGACTTACTGAAAAGCTAGATTGGAGGAAAGTAATTCTTGTACCACACTCTTTCGGTGGTCTGATAGCGCGAGCTTTTACAAACAAAAGTCCTGAAATCGTAAAAGGTATAGTCTTTGTCGACGCGGCACACGAAAGTTGGTATCAAGATATGAAATTATCTATGTCTAATGAAGGCTGGAAAACTATGGAGTGGATCATAGATTGGGAGCGTAATCATCATTCCTTCGAGGACTTTGAGGAGGCTTCCTCACATTCAGCTATGTATACTATACCGGAGAACATGCCTGTTATGGTGCTATCCAGAGGTATTCCACACGTTAGCATTCGCCAAACAAAAATGAGTTACGAGGATGTAGATATTTACACACAAACATGGGACCGTTCTCAGGAGAAACTTAAGTCAATCACAAAAAATACTGAAGCAGTAACCATGAAATATGCATCACACCTTTTCGATGAGACAGACCCATGGATAGTTATTGAGTACATAGAAAAAATGGTTGCTAAAGTCGAGAACGAAACTTAACAAGGCGCTTAACACGTGTGCCACTGCGTGCAACACTGGGACAGTAACGCAGCGGCGCTCCGCGATTATTGCGCTACTTTGCCAATTTCCGCGCTTTTATCTATATTAAAATTTCACTCAAATTTCAAATAAGGATAGTTTCATGAAAATCACTCTCTCGACTTTAGCCATATTGTTCCTCTTTTGCGCCTCTATTCATACGCACGCAACAACAAATCAAGTAAGCGAATATAAATTCTTTCAGGAAAAATTTAACGTCAGCCTGTTCGAAAAACATTCTGAAGTCAAAATCAAAGATATGCTAAAAGTAGTGAATTCTGGCCACTCAGACGCAGCTTTAAATTCC from Pseudoalteromonas sp. UG3-2 encodes the following:
- a CDS encoding LysR family transcriptional regulator produces the protein MNISKIDLNLLVYLDTLLRECNVTKAANQLSITQPAMSNGLKRLRNLFNDPILVRTSEGMVPTERALELQPVIRGILMTLEETLAPNREFEAAVSNRVFRIMASDYAASTLAPRLLSKLHEEAPDTTLDILTPSDVTFHDVENGKVDMAINRFENLPQSFHHKRIWKDSFCCLVKSDNPVITNFTLDAYLKSRHIWVSKTGFGVGVGMDPADVQKLGWVDEALAHFGKHRNIATFTRNYHVAIHLAKEQNLIATLPSKAANIYHADPTLTVLEPPFPIPPFELDMIWSPLLHRDASHVWLRQKVAEVAEELA
- the aceK gene encoding bifunctional isocitrate dehydrogenase kinase/phosphatase, which codes for MQAEQLAEQILSGFQKHFQAFQAVTSKAPQAFAQQNWGEIDRISKARIIQYDSKVDETAQQLSQHHGSRELDKPLWYAVKQAYLERLSFHPQPELAETFYNSVFCRLFHRKYYNSDFIFVETQLANATALPVEAEYRSYFPVEHGLKPTIKNIIEQIDFHCEFEDLDRDIRLLVKAFLKQAPNTHHRSHLMRFDILRAPFYRNKGAYIVGRVVSKSGVQPFIISVLHAPDGGLMIDALLTNSSQMRVIFGFARAYFLVTTHAPSALVKFLNQLMPNKTKAELYNAIGFHKQGKTEFYREFLHHLATSDEQFEVAAGTPGMVMMVFTLPSFPYVFKVIRDKFPESKPFNRDTVLSRYQLVKRHDRVGRMADTLEYSDVVIPIKRIGEQLYQQLLSSIANSIRVEGNNLVIKHLYIERRITPLNLFIQHADEKACEVVMKDYGNALKEMLAVNIFPGDMLLKNFGVSKHHRVIFYDYDEVQYLTDMNFRALPTSQGLDDFYSGGDVSSAPQDVFPEQLCTFVLTNPKLKELFLRHHADLVEVHFWQQAQQHIKDKVVKHIYPYPQHKRFLQHGSKNNNTKET
- a CDS encoding DUF4124 domain-containing protein — translated: MNKLTIFCCFFFLVSSAAQTETTKYYKCTTERGVVYSQFRCAGNATEHTITTTDPKIPVPREQFYKTLNNLEKKQIITNLKRALRAKRHEHAILNRDKDRAIKEQQDSLNRLMSDNEQRRHSKIVRSKVKAINKRHRKAIKRLNKEIARLEKKLSRYQ
- a CDS encoding DUF3413 domain-containing protein; the encoded protein is MNLTPHSPFSSKASQLLSWGHWFTFANIGLVMLISLVYLAADKAPSTLVGWFYMLITWLSHTSFITFCAFVLTIFPLSLVFPYPRHIRGMAAVTATTGIIILMIDAFVYLRLGYHINPASLSDIIALLWQTIVGSSWFNVVIALTIIVAVLTFELLAGNYAWRHLAELKSLKFPRYATGTIVTCFALSHSLHIWADANAFFDITKQDNVLPLSYPTTAKTLLARHDLLDLERYEQARSLELSDKQSTYQPPLVTASCKVTDTPAVTIYLFTDAKPYQALLNEMAASQHAIKLESVLRAGNSSDAEFSLIYGLPSYYKDSIVLQQQAPVWALVTDMLSAENTSYPFIANDPKAPIKIKTVAELSATDTKQPFVALDISEYSTTVVTTTALTNIAQFNEVSGLVQPNDIIYTLLSSYFGCGDIAKQSMLASDVTTRPHAEGVNFTQGVLVAYKKDKITLVNQDGSFKQMSAKEGFVLDGNLDVPFLIQSIKTLKKYTTPPEQ
- a CDS encoding DUF1414 domain-containing protein, translated to MPIQSKYSNEQVEEIVDQLINVLSSQNAPVDLSLMCLGNSITHILKEHVPEAKRESVAENFAKALTQSVK
- the yejK gene encoding nucleoid-associated protein YejK, whose protein sequence is MSVEVKKLVVHYVDKQDDDTEIHLRDDEMQVNDRVNVFIEQLHHAYNGKPGKGFCAFSGEKSSVVASAMQSYRNNELHFWNLTQEATNVLKEELNKYAFNETGYLVFCHYQYVASNFILIALINIKEHYTITSDLDLSAAKHLDIAKMQLAARIDLDAWDTQADENRYISFIKGRAGRKVADFFLDFLGCEEGIDPKQQSQTMLHAVEDYLATQDYQKEEKDDLRKEVFDYCNDCISAGDDTEIGSLSETLSKSNEVKFEDFYKEQGYELEESFPVDKKTVTSMVKFSGMGGGVSVGFERKHLGERVVYDAASDTLTIKGVPPNLKDQIERYYNEES
- a CDS encoding porin, with translation MNMKLALGCTLCLASFYSQAEVNFSGFASINAGKVLSGTGVPQFGINEPTFLADYPIVSVYNEDISFEPETLMGLQFSSDLTEGLSVTGQIVARGANDFDAKFEWAYLSYDINENWTFQAGKKRLPLFYYSDFYDVGYAYVWMRAPADNYTWQIFNYNGVNLLYSGSIGDWSLSGNIYAGKEDDEENKLLSDFFFREPTREIWKDIVGGVIQTSNDWLEVRLTHMQYTNQRYRGGEPVLWNGSDERDGKFYGLAVNADWGDFFILSELNRLDLDGNLDTSMITLGYRFDSITPFVSYADFEGEGVDAESHETTSIGLRWDFHYAAAFKIQYDEVDDNSVGLAVAGDSKTITIGVDMVF
- a CDS encoding phosphate ABC transporter substrate-binding protein, yielding MKKLLMLTLLCSTFSAMAVDVIVNPANGSALDESEIRKIFIGKSKSFSDGSKALPITQVEGSAITDEFNQKVLNKSSSQLKAYWSKLVFTGKGTPPKEAENDAEVIKLVASNPNLIGFVSSGAADGSVKVVKSF
- a CDS encoding alpha/beta fold hydrolase, with protein sequence MFKYLLFFFMAFSNLASAQEQNFEFVEVNGKKLAYLCKGSGELTVLLVAGMGLEVQSTYKNTFRNIEPENYKVCMYDRAGYGKSAYNDPKVRTMSELANELNGLTEKLDWRKVILVPHSFGGLIARAFTNKSPEIVKGIVFVDAAHESWYQDMKLSMSNEGWKTMEWIIDWERNHHSFEDFEEASSHSAMYTIPENMPVMVLSRGIPHVSIRQTKMSYEDVDIYTQTWDRSQEKLKSITKNTEAVTMKYASHLFDETDPWIVIEYIEKMVAKVENET